Sequence from the Leptospira johnsonii genome:
TGTTTGAAGGTATCTAATTGGGAAAAACCTGATATAATAGTAACTGCAACCGGCCCTGGATCTTTTACAGGTATTAGGATCTCGGTTGCAACAGCACGGAATTTTTCACAGATCTGGAATATTCCGGTTTTGGGAATTGATAGTTTAGAATTGTACACAAGCCAATATTATGCGGAATCAGAATCTTCCGTTTGTGTAGGAATAGAAGCGAAACAAGGAAAAATTTATTTCGGTCTAAAGGACTCCAGAGGTTATTGGGGCACCGTGGACATTGCACCGGATCTGATTCCGGAAACCATCCCGGAAGATAGGATAGGCTCTTATCTTACCGGAATTAAGTTCAGCGACTCTCCCGAATTTTTTGCGGGAACAAATATGAAAGAGAATCTTCCTTCGCCGGAAGCGAGTATATTGGAAAAGTCCAGCGAGATCAAAAAGGCATTATCAAAGCCGGAAGATCATTCTTATTTGCAATTGGTTCCGAATTATCTGAGAGGAACTTACGCTGATGATAAGCCTAAGGTATATTATACATGACACAAAAAAAGAAAATAGTTAAACAAATACAAATAAAGAAAAAAACAAAACCAAAAGAGAATGGCGAGAAAAGCAAGGAACCAATTAGGTCCAGATCCAAAGAATCGGATGAGAACGATCTAAGAAAGAAGATCAGAGAAGCAAAGGAGAAGGTTTCTAGAAAGAAAAAAGATCATAAGTCTTCTCGCTCAAAGAAACTAGAAATATTTCCGTCTGAGCAAAAAGTTTCGGCTCCTTCTTTTAAAAAAGAAAGAAAAGATAAAAATAAATCGTTTAAGCAAGAAATCGCAAAAAAATCCCACGAAGAAATTCCTTCACCAAAGGAAGAAACAAACTACAAAAAGTCTTCTTACGAAAATCAAAATAAGAATCCAGGATATTCTCCTAAATCTTCCCACAACAAAAACGAATCTCACGTGCCCGGATCCAAGCCCAAGTTTTATGATAGAAGGCACGGAAGTCATGATTGGGAAAGAGAGAATGAACCTGGCAGAAAACTTCTGAAATTTTTCCGTTCTAGAGCGGGAAAGGTACTCTCAATGCAAGAGGTGAACTCCAAGTTCATTGCTCATGCAGGTCAGAAAAAAGGATATAGAAGAGAAAAATGGGAAGCCCAAGAACAAAAACGTTCTGCGGAAGAAGTTTTGATCTTTTTTGAAAAAGAAGGTCTGATAGAGATCCAAAAAAAGAACATCATCGTTCGTCCCAATCAAACCTTACAGGGAACGATCTCCTTAAGTAAAAAAGGAGACGGTTTCGTAAAACTGACTACAGGCACCGAAGTATTCGTCCCGGGCCAGTATACTTCTTCTGCAATCCAAGGCGATTTTGTGGAAATTCTTCCTACAGGGATCGGCCGTAAAGGAAAACTAGAAGGAGAAGTTGTCTCAGTTCTTAGAAGAGGCCGTGAGCTTTATAGAATGAAGGTAACGGAGAAGGATTATAAATTTATAGTCGGTACCTTTTTGGACATGGAAGGAGATTTGAAAGAAGGTTTTCTTCCCCGCAAGACATTACTGCAAGATCTGCAAGACGAGATAAACGTCGGAGATGTTTTGATCGTAACCTTGAAACAAGATTCTGATCACGAAAAGAATCTATACGAAGCTCACTTTGTTCGTTTCGAGTCGGATACCAAAGAAGATACGGATCTGATGAGAATGTTAATGAAGTACAATTATACCATCCTCTATCCGGAGGAAGTAAAATTGGAAGAACTTCCTGACGAAGTGGATGAGTCTACGGTAGACAATTGGAATTCAAGAGTGGACTTGAGAGAACTCAAATCTATCACGATAGACGGAGAATATTCCAAGGACTTTGACGATGCAATCTCCTTCATAGAAGAAGGTAAGAAGATCAGATTCTACGTTCATATCGCGGATGTTTCACATTATGTGCAACCTGGTTCAGATTTGGATGTGGAGGCTTATTCAAGAGCTACTTCCGTATATTTGGGAAGTAGAGTGGTTCCTATGTTACCTCCTGAACTTTCCGAAAATCTTTGCAGCCTTGTGGCTAAGAAGAATCGACTGGCATTCACAGTTGAAATGGAAGCTGATTGGAGTGGAACCATCTTCCATGCAAAGTTTTACAAGTCCATAATCCGAGTAGAGGAAAGATACACTTATAATCGCGCAGAAGAAGAGATCAAAGCAGGAGATCCGAATAATTGGATCTTCAAAATGATGAAATTTGCGGACATTCTTAGAAAGAGAAGACTGAACTCCGGAAGAGTGGATCTGAATCTGAAAGAAACCAAGGTGGTCACAGATTCGGAACACAATGTTATAGAGATCAAACCTGTAGAAAGATTACAGGCTCATATCCTGATCGAAGAATTCATGCTTTCTGCAAATATCAAGGTGGCTGAGTACATTCGTAAAAAAGAAAGACCGACTTTGTATCGTGTCCACGAACCGATGGACGTGGAAAAACTGGAGATGTTAAATTCATTTCTAAGATTGAATGGGGTTAAAGCTCAACTTAAGGATACAAGTTACGAATCTATTCGCCAAGTCCTGCAAGTGATTGAAGGAAGTCCTTCAGAGCGTTTGTTCAATATTTCCCTCTTGAGAAGTTTTATGCAGGCTTACTATTCCGGAGAATATCTGGGACATTGGGGCTTAGGTTTCAAAGACTATTGTCATTTCACTTCTCCCATTCGTCGTTATCCAGACTTGGTATGTCATAGAGTTTTAGAAAGTATTCTTCTCTTCGACGAAGAACCTTATTCTGAAGAAGATATCAAAGTAATGGGACTTCATACTTCTCACGAAGAAAGAAAGGCAACCGACTCCGAAAGGGATTATTATAAGCTCAAGGCTTGTAGATACTTGGAAAAAACAGGGATCAAAGAATTTACTGCGACCCTTGTTGGATTTAAATCTGCAGTTGCATTTGTGGAATTGAATAATCCTCCTGTGGAAGCTGTGATTCCCGCAATAGAATTTACCGACGAAGGTGAGCTACAAGCAGAGACAGACTTCACATTCTATTCTAAAAAATATACCAAACAATATTCATTAGGTGAAACCTTTCCTGTTGAATTGGATAGAATTGATTTTGAAGAAATTAAAATTTACGTGAAGATGAAAAAATTCCAAAAGAAAGGATAGACAAAGTCGAACATATTCCAGAACATTCGTTACGGCAAACTTTGTTTTTTCGAACAAAGTTTAGGAGTTAGAATTGGAATCGTTTCTGGATGAGAAGGTTTCTCGTAATCGCTTTCTAAAGTTTTTGTTCAAAACGGCCGCAATCTCGGCTATCCTAGTTCCTCAAACTTCTTGCAAACCCGGATCTATTCCGAAGTTGCATGGATTGAGTGATTCTGAATATCTTGCTTTCAAATCCTTGGAAGAAGTTTTCCTTGTTGGAAATCCAATCCAAGGATTCGATTTGGGAGTGGCCGCAGATAAGTATATCTACGGTCATCCTTATCCGATCGATACTGAATCCGTCCTGAAATTATTGGCATTCTTGCCGGGATCTTCTCTTGTTTCTCTAGCCTTGGATTTTTCTTTCACCTCTATGGTAGGGCTTTCTAAAGAAGATAGAGAGAAACGACTTCTTTCCTGGAAAAACTCTTCCTTATCTTTGAAAAGAGGCGCTTATAATATCATGCGCCAATTGTCCTTCTTCTTAGTTTCTATGGAAAGAGATTATAACGAACTAGTGGGATATAAGGGTTAAGAATTATGGGAGCGATTCCTGAAGCAAATTATAAGATCATAACTCCGGAAAAACACGAATCTTTGATCAAAGAGAACGGAATCAAAGACGGAGTTTGGAAATTACAAGCAGAAGCAGTCATCATAGGTTCCGGTGCAGGAGGAGCGGTGGTCGCGGCCACTCTTGCAAAAGCAGGATGGAAAGTTGTCCTGATCGAAGAGGGCGGATATTTTACTCCTGCAAAATTCACTGGAGATGAGTTTCTTTCCCAAGCCAGATTGTATAGAGATGCTGGATTTATTATTTCGGAAGAACAGACTCTTTCCATTCTACAGGGAAGGACGATCGGAGGTTCTACCACTGTAAATTGGCAAACTTCACTTTATCCTCCTGATTATGTGACCAACGAATGGGATTCCCGTTTTGGTTGGAAAGGTTACGGAAGACAGGAAATGGACGCTTATATTTCCGAAGTCCATGAAAGGATTGGTGTCCACGAAGTTCCTCAAAATCTGATCAATGCCAACAATAACACCTTGATGAAAGGTGGAAAAGCTTTAGGTCTACATCCGGAAGTATTAAAAAATAATAATAGAGGATGTATCGGCCTAGGGCGTTGCGGTTTGGGTTGTCCAATTAACGCAAAACAATCCGCATTCTTAACTTGGATCCCGGATGCGATCGAGGCAGGCGCGACCGTTATCTCCAATATGAGGGCACAATACATCCAAGACGGGGATATAAAAACTGTCGTTGCAGAATTCACACCAGATCCTTACGAAAAGGCTCCAAACAATGTTTTGGAAAAAGTAGTGATCGAAGCTCCTGTAGTAATCGTAAGTGCAGGTGCGATCGAAGGACCTGCATTATTACAAAGATCCGGACTAGGAAACGAGTGGGTGGGAAGAAATTTGAAAGTCCATCCTACAAGCACGAACTTTGCGATCTTTGACGAGACGATCAATATGTTCTCCGGACCTCCTCAATCCGCAGTGATCAAAGACGGTCATAACCAAGACAATACCGGTTATGGATATTGGTTAGAAGTGGCTCCATTCCGTCCTACCTTGGCAAGTTCACTGATCCCTTTTTATGGACAGAAACAATTCGATACTATGAAAAAGTATCCGAACATGAGTGCGGGGATCGTGCTAGTTCGTGACGGTGCAGACGGTGAAGCGAATGCTTCTGTGAAATGGTCTTTAGGAAGAAGAAAAGTATATTTCGAGATCACTCCGACAGACGGTAAAAATCTACTCAAAGGTCTGAAGGCATTAGCCGAAGTCCAAGTGGCTGCAGGTGCAAAGGCAATCGTATTTCCGTTTCCTGATGTGGAAGATCCAATCCCAGTAGATAAAAATTCCAAGTTTGATTGGATCCTGGACAAGAGCATTGAACCTGGAAAGATCGCGATCGGTTCCGCTCACCCTCATGGTTCTATCCAAGCGGCTAAGTCAGCCGACCTAGGTGCGGTAGATCTGGATTTCCAACTCTTCGGCCATAAGAATATTTTTGTAATGGATGCTTCTGTGTATCCTACAGGATTATCCGTAAATCCTCAAATTACGACTATGAGTGTGAATCTGAGAGCCGCAAGAGCCTTGGCTCAAAGAAAGGCAGAGGTTTTAGGAAATAAATAATTCCTTTGAGAAGGCGAGAATTCCACTTTATTCGTGGCGTTCTCTTCCAAAATTGGATAAATGCCTTCCTTCTTTTGTGGTATTCAGAGGGAAAATGTCGGTCTTACTAGTATGACTAGGCCGCTCTTTTCCTTACTGATTTGCTTTAGTATATTCTTCTTTTCCAATTCTGTCTTCGCAGATATGAAAGAAGGTAAAAAAGCTTATTCTAGAAAAGACTACACAGAGGCTCTCAAACAATTCCAAAAATATAACGATGGAAACCCCTCTTCCGGTGAGGCCTGGATGTACATGGGTTATATCTACGAGAGCAGAAAAGATTATACCAAATCCATCCAAGCATTCAAAAAAGCGGTCAGTTTAAACCTTCCTAAAAAGGATCTGGTCAATTCTCTTACAAAGATCATTCTATATCATAATTACCAAAGAGATTATGGAGAAGTGATCTCTTATTCCAATCGATTATTAAAGATCGACCCGGACCTTTCTCATATCCAAAAGATCAGAGCTGCCGCAGAAGAAAGATATTCTTCCGGAGGAAGCTATCGCAAGCCTGTCTATCATGAAGAAGAACCTGAGCAGGAAAGTGTTTCTAGTCTAGAGAAAAAGTTAAAACAGGATCCGAACAATAAAGAGATCCTTTGGGGACTCGCATTAGCTTATTATAATGAAAAAGAATTTGCTAAGTCCGAATCTATTCTTTCCGGATTAGTGAAGAATGAGCCGGAGAATGTGGAGTATGGCTACAAGTACGGAGCACTTCTCGTGCGCATTGGAAATTACGATGATGCGCTTATCGTTCTGAATCGTATAGAACCTAAGATCCCGTCCGAAAGGGAAAAATTACTTTATTATACGCATCTGACCCAAGCGGCCGCTTATCATAAGAAGAAAAATTTCGAAGAAGCTTCCAAGTATTATCGAAAGGCACACGCAAATAAGCATACGGTCCTTCCTTTGATCGGTTTGACCAAAATTAAGTGGCAACAAAAGGATTGTGATAACGCGATCAAAACCGCAGAAAAAGCCCTCGAATACGGAGAAAAAACTAGAGAGATCCGAATGTATATCGGACTTTGCAAGATACAGATCGGCAAAAAAGAAGAAGGTTATGATCTTCTGAAAGAGATCGGTGCTTCCATAGAAAAAGAAAATCCGGAACTAAAAGATCTTTCGGACGTGTATTACGACGGCATCTTAAAACTCGCCAGATATTATACAAATAACGGCAACTACGAAAAGGCTCTCAAATATTTCCATGCTGTCCAACCAGACGAAGAAGAAATCAGAGAATACAATTTCTATTTAGGTAAAACATATTTATACACGGCTTCCGTTGAAAAAGCGATCAACCATTTAGAAAGGGTAGAAGATTCTGCGGGCGCGTATTACTTATTAGCAAAATGTTACGCAGAGAAGAACGATCAAGAAAGGACAATGTCCTATATTAAAAAATCCGGAAGTATCAAATCTTCTTATTGGGTATCTGCGGAAAAAGACAAAGCATTCAAGAAATTCAGATCCGACGAAGGTTTCAAAACATTCTTAGAGACAAGAGCCGGAACTAGAGATCATAAAAAATCGGATGACGATAAAGAAGCCGACGATTCCCAAGATAAGGATTAATCGTTCATTTTCTTTTAGAAAGGACCGTTTCTAGATCCACTTGCCCGGGAGCTTTTGGTTCTCCCAAACAACAATAGGTAAACTGAGATCCTATTTTCTCAGGAAAGATCCTGAATTCTTTTCCGGATTCTCCCATCAGTATTCCGCAGAAACCGATTGGAATATTCTGTTTCGCACAAAGTTTAGAAAGTTTTAGAGCAGAATTTTTGAATTCTTCGGATTCCTGTTCGTTCCTAGGAAGCGCTGCTATCTTAAAGATCCTTTGGAAAGGAAGTTGTGATTTTACAGTCGCTAAAACTTCTTCCGTGACTGGTCTCAAGAAAAATAATAATTCTTCAAAATCTGGAATTCCTGAAAAGCTATGAACGGATCGAATGATCCCAAAACGATCCTCATCAACTCCATTAAAAACGGGATTGTCCTTATCCAATTCCAAATCTATATAATGTTTTCCTGATTCTAACCCGGAGAGTAAGGGTGAGATATTCTCTCTATTCCAAACTCCTAAACTTTTTAGGCTAGAATCTTCTGGTTGTCTATAAGTGAATACACAGGCTGCGTTTAGTTCTTTTATCTTATTTAGGATCCTTTCCGGGGTATCCTTGTCGGAATGGAATTGGTCCAAACGTATCTCTAAAAAATCGGCTTTCGGAAGAGTTTTTAATCCAAAAAACTCCTCTTCATTCAAAGTAAGAATGATCCGTATTTTTTGAGACTCGTTTAGGCTCATCGAGAATTAGAGTCCTTTTTGCAAGAGATCGTGAATGGAGACGATACCGAGTAAAACTCCGTCTTTGGAAACGATTGGAGCTACTGAGATAGGTTTTTCTCTTCTTTCCATAGATTGTAGAACATCGTAAGCCATGATCCCGCTTTCGAATACTGTCGGTTTAGGGTTCATCAATTCTTTCGCTTTGATGGACTTGTCGAGTTTTCCGGCATTTAATAATTTTCTAATATCATAATCGGTTACGAATCCGATCAATTTGCCGTTAGTCTCTACAACTCCTGTTGCACCCACCAGCTTGGTTGTGATCTCTGCAAGAACTTCTTCTAAACTTGCATCGGAACTTACTTTTGCAAGTTTGTCACCTTTTCTCATCACGTCGTCCACTTTCAGAGACAATCTTTTTCCGAGTCTTCCTGCAGGATGATAGAGCGCAAAATCCTCTTTTTGGAAATTTCTAAGTTCCATTAATGCCATTGCGATGGCGTCTCCCAACATCAACGCGATTGTTGTGCTGGAAGTAGGTGCGAGTTCTAAAGGACATGCTTCTTTTAATACCGGTGTTAAGATAACAATATCACAGTCCAAGGCCAATCTGGATTGAGGATTTGCAGTTAAACCTACCAATTTGGCCCCTATACTTTTTATGGTAGGAAGAAGGTTAAGTAATTCTTCACTTTCTCCGCTCTTGCCGATCGCGATGACTACATCGCCTTGTGCTAAAATTCCGGCGTCACCATGTGCCGCATCAGATGGATGAAGAAAATAAGAAGGAGTTCCTGTAGAAGATAGAGTGGACGCGATCTTTTTACCTACGTCTCCGGATTTTCCGACTCCGGTTACGACTACCTTTCCTTTGGATTGGAAGATCAGCTCTACAGCTTTTTCTACATTCGGATCTAGGTTCTCTCTAAAATGAAGAATAGCTTCGATCTCTGTATCCAAAGCTTTTTTAACTTTATCTAATGTATTTCCCACTTCTAATTCTCCTCGTCCGTTTCTAATAGTTCCGAATCCAATTCTAAGGATACTGTAGTATCCATTCCCGAGATGGAAACAAGAATCGACGATTTACTTCCTTTTCGGATTACTCTGGCCCTAATATCTTTAAAAGGTCCGTTCCTGATAAGTACCTTCTTACCCGGAGCCAGCAGCTTTTCCCTTTCGATCTTGATCCTATCGGGATACTCCGTTACAATCTGGCGGACCGCTTCGATATCGTCCTCTTCGATTACGAGAGGAGTTTCGCCGATAGAAATGAATCGCACTGCTCCTGAGGTTTCCAGGACTTTTAGTTTTTCCGTTCTTATATCAATTTTTACGAATACATAAGAAGGAAAAACAGGGACTAAAACCGTTTTGATCCTATCAGACCATTGTTTTTTGGTCGAAATAATCGGCAAGTATTGGGTTATTCCCTTTTTGGAAAGTTCTAACGCTAACTTCTTTTCGGCCCTTGAATTGGTATAAATTGCATACCATGATTTAGAAGATTCACTCATCTGATTCAATACGAAAGGATACAGGAATAATTATGATATTTCCTTCCGGTAGTTGAAATTTCCA
This genomic interval carries:
- the tsaB gene encoding tRNA (adenosine(37)-N6)-threonylcarbamoyltransferase complex dimerization subunit type 1 TsaB; translated protein: MTKILFFDATNSWILVGCYLKTEDGKLEKVSEYRELHNRESSLLLIKEISNCLKVSNWEKPDIIVTATGPGSFTGIRISVATARNFSQIWNIPVLGIDSLELYTSQYYAESESSVCVGIEAKQGKIYFGLKDSRGYWGTVDIAPDLIPETIPEDRIGSYLTGIKFSDSPEFFAGTNMKENLPSPEASILEKSSEIKKALSKPEDHSYLQLVPNYLRGTYADDKPKVYYT
- a CDS encoding ribonuclease R family protein, producing the protein MTQKKKIVKQIQIKKKTKPKENGEKSKEPIRSRSKESDENDLRKKIREAKEKVSRKKKDHKSSRSKKLEIFPSEQKVSAPSFKKERKDKNKSFKQEIAKKSHEEIPSPKEETNYKKSSYENQNKNPGYSPKSSHNKNESHVPGSKPKFYDRRHGSHDWERENEPGRKLLKFFRSRAGKVLSMQEVNSKFIAHAGQKKGYRREKWEAQEQKRSAEEVLIFFEKEGLIEIQKKNIIVRPNQTLQGTISLSKKGDGFVKLTTGTEVFVPGQYTSSAIQGDFVEILPTGIGRKGKLEGEVVSVLRRGRELYRMKVTEKDYKFIVGTFLDMEGDLKEGFLPRKTLLQDLQDEINVGDVLIVTLKQDSDHEKNLYEAHFVRFESDTKEDTDLMRMLMKYNYTILYPEEVKLEELPDEVDESTVDNWNSRVDLRELKSITIDGEYSKDFDDAISFIEEGKKIRFYVHIADVSHYVQPGSDLDVEAYSRATSVYLGSRVVPMLPPELSENLCSLVAKKNRLAFTVEMEADWSGTIFHAKFYKSIIRVEERYTYNRAEEEIKAGDPNNWIFKMMKFADILRKRRLNSGRVDLNLKETKVVTDSEHNVIEIKPVERLQAHILIEEFMLSANIKVAEYIRKKERPTLYRVHEPMDVEKLEMLNSFLRLNGVKAQLKDTSYESIRQVLQVIEGSPSERLFNISLLRSFMQAYYSGEYLGHWGLGFKDYCHFTSPIRRYPDLVCHRVLESILLFDEEPYSEEDIKVMGLHTSHEERKATDSERDYYKLKACRYLEKTGIKEFTATLVGFKSAVAFVELNNPPVEAVIPAIEFTDEGELQAETDFTFYSKKYTKQYSLGETFPVELDRIDFEEIKIYVKMKKFQKKG
- a CDS encoding GMC family oxidoreductase produces the protein MGAIPEANYKIITPEKHESLIKENGIKDGVWKLQAEAVIIGSGAGGAVVAATLAKAGWKVVLIEEGGYFTPAKFTGDEFLSQARLYRDAGFIISEEQTLSILQGRTIGGSTTVNWQTSLYPPDYVTNEWDSRFGWKGYGRQEMDAYISEVHERIGVHEVPQNLINANNNTLMKGGKALGLHPEVLKNNNRGCIGLGRCGLGCPINAKQSAFLTWIPDAIEAGATVISNMRAQYIQDGDIKTVVAEFTPDPYEKAPNNVLEKVVIEAPVVIVSAGAIEGPALLQRSGLGNEWVGRNLKVHPTSTNFAIFDETINMFSGPPQSAVIKDGHNQDNTGYGYWLEVAPFRPTLASSLIPFYGQKQFDTMKKYPNMSAGIVLVRDGADGEANASVKWSLGRRKVYFEITPTDGKNLLKGLKALAEVQVAAGAKAIVFPFPDVEDPIPVDKNSKFDWILDKSIEPGKIAIGSAHPHGSIQAAKSADLGAVDLDFQLFGHKNIFVMDASVYPTGLSVNPQITTMSVNLRAARALAQRKAEVLGNK
- a CDS encoding tetratricopeptide repeat protein — translated: MTRPLFSLLICFSIFFFSNSVFADMKEGKKAYSRKDYTEALKQFQKYNDGNPSSGEAWMYMGYIYESRKDYTKSIQAFKKAVSLNLPKKDLVNSLTKIILYHNYQRDYGEVISYSNRLLKIDPDLSHIQKIRAAAEERYSSGGSYRKPVYHEEEPEQESVSSLEKKLKQDPNNKEILWGLALAYYNEKEFAKSESILSGLVKNEPENVEYGYKYGALLVRIGNYDDALIVLNRIEPKIPSEREKLLYYTHLTQAAAYHKKKNFEEASKYYRKAHANKHTVLPLIGLTKIKWQQKDCDNAIKTAEKALEYGEKTREIRMYIGLCKIQIGKKEEGYDLLKEIGASIEKENPELKDLSDVYYDGILKLARYYTNNGNYEKALKYFHAVQPDEEEIREYNFYLGKTYLYTASVEKAINHLERVEDSAGAYYLLAKCYAEKNDQERTMSYIKKSGSIKSSYWVSAEKDKAFKKFRSDEGFKTFLETRAGTRDHKKSDDDKEADDSQDKD
- a CDS encoding type I 3-dehydroquinate dehydratase; its protein translation is MSLNESQKIRIILTLNEEEFFGLKTLPKADFLEIRLDQFHSDKDTPERILNKIKELNAACVFTYRQPEDSSLKSLGVWNRENISPLLSGLESGKHYIDLELDKDNPVFNGVDEDRFGIIRSVHSFSGIPDFEELLFFLRPVTEEVLATVKSQLPFQRIFKIAALPRNEQESEEFKNSALKLSKLCAKQNIPIGFCGILMGESGKEFRIFPEKIGSQFTYCCLGEPKAPGQVDLETVLSKRK
- a CDS encoding KpsF/GutQ family sugar-phosphate isomerase, giving the protein MGNTLDKVKKALDTEIEAILHFRENLDPNVEKAVELIFQSKGKVVVTGVGKSGDVGKKIASTLSSTGTPSYFLHPSDAAHGDAGILAQGDVVIAIGKSGESEELLNLLPTIKSIGAKLVGLTANPQSRLALDCDIVILTPVLKEACPLELAPTSSTTIALMLGDAIAMALMELRNFQKEDFALYHPAGRLGKRLSLKVDDVMRKGDKLAKVSSDASLEEVLAEITTKLVGATGVVETNGKLIGFVTDYDIRKLLNAGKLDKSIKAKELMNPKPTVFESGIMAYDVLQSMERREKPISVAPIVSKDGVLLGIVSIHDLLQKGL
- a CDS encoding UpxY family transcription antiterminator codes for the protein MSESSKSWYAIYTNSRAEKKLALELSKKGITQYLPIISTKKQWSDRIKTVLVPVFPSYVFVKIDIRTEKLKVLETSGAVRFISIGETPLVIEEDDIEAVRQIVTEYPDRIKIEREKLLAPGKKVLIRNGPFKDIRARVIRKGSKSSILVSISGMDTTVSLELDSELLETDEEN